In a genomic window of Phragmites australis chromosome 14, lpPhrAust1.1, whole genome shotgun sequence:
- the LOC133890718 gene encoding uncharacterized protein LOC133890718 isoform X2, giving the protein MNGDSKVRASHSTYSVLSNSNIRTVQPRAHYNMISRRSRSPRLERHVDNEGYYRSNANSGQSPDGILRSESEIANYQDSTNSALSVEGSIVTGECHDAMQSSAEVKCPLCRGSVSGWTPAGEVRQYLDKKLRTCSHDSCKFVGTYEQLREHARTAHLLTKPAHVDHSRKRSWDRLEREQEIGDVISAIRSQIPGALIVGDYVIETRDTMSPGIDSGDESSEEWWSLVRDQVESPDSRLGSPRLWPNETLGSPSIWPDERHGLQRLVPQNNNRGSPRTSFSDRRSLRSDWLGIRRQSTQSLLRQGFSNRHSGHRNSYRGYRRTLLDRPLTGNHDASTNRNLDDPSFVPSRRQWYTHRSQR; this is encoded by the coding sequence ATGAATGGTGATAGTAAGGTCCGTGCTTCACACTCAACCTATTCGGTGCTTTCAAACTCCAATATCAGAACTGTCCAACCAAGAGCTCATTATAATATGATTTCCAGACGTTCACGGAGCCCAAGACTCGAAAGACATGTTGATAACGAAGGATATTatcgttccaatgcaaacaGTGGTCAGAGTCCAGATGGCATATTGAGATCTGAGTCTGAGATTGCTAACTATCAAGACTCTACAAACTCAGCCTTATCTGTAGAAGGAAGCATTGTAACAGGGGAATGTCATGATGCCATGCAAAGTTCAGCTGAAGTGAAATGTCCCCTCTGTAGAGGATCCGTGTCTGGCTGGACTCCTGCTGGAGAGGTGAGACAGTATCTAGACAAGAAGTTGAGAACTTGCTCTCATGATTCCTGCAAATTTGTTGGAACCTATGAGCAGCTGCGTGAACATGCTAGGACTGCACACTTGCTTACAAAGCCTGCTCATGTAGACCACTCGAGGAAAAGAAGTTGGGATCGCCTTGAGCGTGAGCAGGAGATTGGTGATGTCATCAGTGCAATCAGGTCCCAGATACCTGGGGCACTAATAGTTGGTGACTATGTTATTGAGACTAGAGACACAATGTCCCCTGGCATAGACTCTGGTGATGAAAGTAGTGAAGAGTGGTGGTCTCTGGTTCGAGACCAAGTTGAATCACCAGATAGCAGACTTGGTTCCCCAAGGCTTTGGCCAAATGAAACGCTGGGATCACCTAGCATTTGGCCAGATGAAAGGCATGGTTTACAAAGGCTTGTGCCACAGAACAACAACAGAGGTTCACCCAGGACTTCATTCAGTGATAGGCGCAGCTTGCGTTCAGATTGGCTGGGCATTCGACGGCAAAGCACACAGAGCCTACTGCGACAAGGCTTCTCCAATCGTCACTCTGGGCACCGCAACAGTTATCGTGGATATCGTCGCACGCTCTTGGATCGGCCCCTTACTGGTAACCACGATGCAAGTACCAACAGGAACCTAGATGATCCATCGTTTGTGCCAAGCAGGCGGCAGTGGTACACACACAGAAGCCAACGATGA
- the LOC133890718 gene encoding uncharacterized protein LOC133890718 isoform X3, producing the protein MVIVRRSRSPRLERHVDNEGYYRSNANSGQSPDGILRSESEIANYQDSTNSALSVEGSIVTGECHDAMQSSAEVKCPLCRGSVSGWTPAGEVRQYLDKKLRTCSHDSCKFVGTYEQLREHARTAHLLTKPAHVDHSRKRSWDRLEREQEIGDVISAIRSQIPGALIVGDYVIETRDTMSPGIDSGDESSEEWWSLVRDQVESPDSRLGSPRLWPNETLGSPSIWPDERHGLQRLVPQNNNRGSPRTSFSDRRSLRSDWLGIRRQSTQSLLRQGFSNRHSGHRNSYRGYRRTLLDRPLTGNHDASTNRNLDDPSFVPSRRQWYTHRSQR; encoded by the exons ATGGTGATAGTAAG ACGTTCACGGAGCCCAAGACTCGAAAGACATGTTGATAACGAAGGATATTatcgttccaatgcaaacaGTGGTCAGAGTCCAGATGGCATATTGAGATCTGAGTCTGAGATTGCTAACTATCAAGACTCTACAAACTCAGCCTTATCTGTAGAAGGAAGCATTGTAACAGGGGAATGTCATGATGCCATGCAAAGTTCAGCTGAAGTGAAATGTCCCCTCTGTAGAGGATCCGTGTCTGGCTGGACTCCTGCTGGAGAGGTGAGACAGTATCTAGACAAGAAGTTGAGAACTTGCTCTCATGATTCCTGCAAATTTGTTGGAACCTATGAGCAGCTGCGTGAACATGCTAGGACTGCACACTTGCTTACAAAGCCTGCTCATGTAGACCACTCGAGGAAAAGAAGTTGGGATCGCCTTGAGCGTGAGCAGGAGATTGGTGATGTCATCAGTGCAATCAGGTCCCAGATACCTGGGGCACTAATAGTTGGTGACTATGTTATTGAGACTAGAGACACAATGTCCCCTGGCATAGACTCTGGTGATGAAAGTAGTGAAGAGTGGTGGTCTCTGGTTCGAGACCAAGTTGAATCACCAGATAGCAGACTTGGTTCCCCAAGGCTTTGGCCAAATGAAACGCTGGGATCACCTAGCATTTGGCCAGATGAAAGGCATGGTTTACAAAGGCTTGTGCCACAGAACAACAACAGAGGTTCACCCAGGACTTCATTCAGTGATAGGCGCAGCTTGCGTTCAGATTGGCTGGGCATTCGACGGCAAAGCACACAGAGCCTACTGCGACAAGGCTTCTCCAATCGTCACTCTGGGCACCGCAACAGTTATCGTGGATATCGTCGCACGCTCTTGGATCGGCCCCTTACTGGTAACCACGATGCAAGTACCAACAGGAACCTAGATGATCCATCGTTTGTGCCAAGCAGGCGGCAGTGGTACACACACAGAAGCCAACGATGA
- the LOC133890718 gene encoding uncharacterized protein LOC133890718 isoform X1, with amino-acid sequence MTSRKSNRSTVTPRTALHMEWDRISCPICMEQPHNAVLLKCSSFKNVCRCYICNTSHRHSNCLDRFRKMNGDSKVRASHSTYSVLSNSNIRTVQPRAHYNMISRRSRSPRLERHVDNEGYYRSNANSGQSPDGILRSESEIANYQDSTNSALSVEGSIVTGECHDAMQSSAEVKCPLCRGSVSGWTPAGEVRQYLDKKLRTCSHDSCKFVGTYEQLREHARTAHLLTKPAHVDHSRKRSWDRLEREQEIGDVISAIRSQIPGALIVGDYVIETRDTMSPGIDSGDESSEEWWSLVRDQVESPDSRLGSPRLWPNETLGSPSIWPDERHGLQRLVPQNNNRGSPRTSFSDRRSLRSDWLGIRRQSTQSLLRQGFSNRHSGHRNSYRGYRRTLLDRPLTGNHDASTNRNLDDPSFVPSRRQWYTHRSQR; translated from the coding sequence ATGACAAGTAGGAAAAGTAACAGATCTACAGTCACACCACGCACTGCTCTGCATATGGAATGGGACAGGATTTCTTGCCCTATTTGTATGGAGCAACCCCACAACGCTGTTTTACTTAAATGCAGTTCATTCAAGAATGTCTGCAGATGTTACATTTGTAACACAAGCCATCGACACTCTAATTGCCTTGACCGGTTCAGAAAAATGAATGGTGATAGTAAGGTCCGTGCTTCACACTCAACCTATTCGGTGCTTTCAAACTCCAATATCAGAACTGTCCAACCAAGAGCTCATTATAATATGATTTCCAGACGTTCACGGAGCCCAAGACTCGAAAGACATGTTGATAACGAAGGATATTatcgttccaatgcaaacaGTGGTCAGAGTCCAGATGGCATATTGAGATCTGAGTCTGAGATTGCTAACTATCAAGACTCTACAAACTCAGCCTTATCTGTAGAAGGAAGCATTGTAACAGGGGAATGTCATGATGCCATGCAAAGTTCAGCTGAAGTGAAATGTCCCCTCTGTAGAGGATCCGTGTCTGGCTGGACTCCTGCTGGAGAGGTGAGACAGTATCTAGACAAGAAGTTGAGAACTTGCTCTCATGATTCCTGCAAATTTGTTGGAACCTATGAGCAGCTGCGTGAACATGCTAGGACTGCACACTTGCTTACAAAGCCTGCTCATGTAGACCACTCGAGGAAAAGAAGTTGGGATCGCCTTGAGCGTGAGCAGGAGATTGGTGATGTCATCAGTGCAATCAGGTCCCAGATACCTGGGGCACTAATAGTTGGTGACTATGTTATTGAGACTAGAGACACAATGTCCCCTGGCATAGACTCTGGTGATGAAAGTAGTGAAGAGTGGTGGTCTCTGGTTCGAGACCAAGTTGAATCACCAGATAGCAGACTTGGTTCCCCAAGGCTTTGGCCAAATGAAACGCTGGGATCACCTAGCATTTGGCCAGATGAAAGGCATGGTTTACAAAGGCTTGTGCCACAGAACAACAACAGAGGTTCACCCAGGACTTCATTCAGTGATAGGCGCAGCTTGCGTTCAGATTGGCTGGGCATTCGACGGCAAAGCACACAGAGCCTACTGCGACAAGGCTTCTCCAATCGTCACTCTGGGCACCGCAACAGTTATCGTGGATATCGTCGCACGCTCTTGGATCGGCCCCTTACTGGTAACCACGATGCAAGTACCAACAGGAACCTAGATGATCCATCGTTTGTGCCAAGCAGGCGGCAGTGGTACACACACAGAAGCCAACGATGA
- the LOC133890720 gene encoding uncharacterized protein LOC133890720 isoform X2, with amino-acid sequence MFDARRCGGDQAEGLRPTCKTYTVLIGHLADAEWGIRWLVLSRNIHRFMMSCVEINVRVTIATERPVDCMRLHTTFLAMLTGGASDCEVNKRDNHTTQAGAAAISAYITCPILDILVSGKP; translated from the exons ATGTTTGATGCCAGGAGGTGCGGCGGAGACCAGGCCGAGgggttgcggccaacctgcaagACGTACACAGTGCTCATTGGGCATCTTGCGGATGCAG AATGGGGGATTCGGTGGTTGGTTCTGTCGAGGAACATACATAGGTTCATGATGAGTTGTGTAGAGATTAATGTCCGAGTGACCATTGCAACAGAAAGACCAGTTGATTGCATGAGACTACACACAACGTTCCTTGCAATGCTTACAGGCGGAGCAAGCGATTGTGAG GTTAACAAGCGGGATAATCATACTACGCAGGCAG GTGCAGCTGCCATTTCAGCATATATTACCTGTCCAATCCTAGACATCCTTGTTAGTGGAAAGCCATAG
- the LOC133890720 gene encoding uncharacterized protein LOC133890720 isoform X1, producing MFDARRCGGDQAEGLRPTCKTYTVLIGHLADAEWGIRWLVLSRNIHRFMMSCVEINVRVTIATERPVDCMRLHTTFLAMLTGGASDCEVNKRDNHTTQAGIILPHPVIDMMQCNNVNYVVWKPRVGMPEFLIN from the exons ATGTTTGATGCCAGGAGGTGCGGCGGAGACCAGGCCGAGgggttgcggccaacctgcaagACGTACACAGTGCTCATTGGGCATCTTGCGGATGCAG AATGGGGGATTCGGTGGTTGGTTCTGTCGAGGAACATACATAGGTTCATGATGAGTTGTGTAGAGATTAATGTCCGAGTGACCATTGCAACAGAAAGACCAGTTGATTGCATGAGACTACACACAACGTTCCTTGCAATGCTTACAGGCGGAGCAAGCGATTGTGAG GTTAACAAGCGGGATAATCATACTACGCAGGCAGGTATCATCCTTCCACACCCTGTCATTGATATGATGCAGTGCAACAATGTGAATTATGTTGTGTGGAAACCAAGAGTTGGCATGCCTGAATTTCTGATCAATTGA